The sequence TAATCCGCCTTCACGAGGGCATATTCGCGTTGGGGCAGTTGAGGTGACGCGCATCGAAGAAAAGCGTATGCACTCAACTGTTGCGCTGGTGACTCAAGAAAACCATATTTTCGTTGGGAGCATTGCTGATAACTTGCGCTTTGCAGCACCTGATGCGTCCGATGCGGAATTGTGGAAGGCACTCGACGTCGTCGATGCTACGTGGGTACGAACAATGCCCGAAGGGTTAGCGACGAAAGTTGGTTCGGGAGAACGCGAGCTGGCTCCGGATCGAGCACAGCAATTAGCGTTAGCTCGAATCGTGTTGCTTGATCCTGACATCGTTATTCTTGATGAAGCCACGTCGCTTCTTGATCCGACGGCGGCGCGCTCCACAGAACGTGCGTTGGCACGGATTTTGCAGGGGCGTACCGTGATATCCATTGCGCACCGGCTTTACACCGCATATGACGCAGATCGGGTATGCGTGATGATAGATGGAAAAATTGCAGAACTAGGAACGCACGATGAGTTGGTGGCCGCCGGTGGCGAATATGCCTCCTTGTGGCACACGTGGCAGCAAGACTAGATCAACACGAGCGTTGCCACGGCACTGCTCAAGAGCACGAGCGTTCCGGCAATGGGTAGGGGAAGGAAACGCGACGTCGTCGTTTCGTCCCACTTTTCGCCCGTGAGCGCTAGCCGACGGCGCAACGCTGAATCCGACCGGATCGCGTGGGTGCGAATATTGAGGGAATCGGCTGCAAACGGTAGTGGAACAACAATCTCCCGCGGTTGCGGATCTTTCCAATCTATTGGATCGGGCAGACTGCGCTTGCGCTCACGCCACGAGTTATATAGCAACCCAACCCTGGAGGGAAGCACCCATACCGGGATTTTCTTGCCAGATTTGGTGTAGATATATAACCCCCACCGGTTCAGGGCTTCGGAAACATCTGCCCACGGAATGAAATATTCGCGCGCCAGATTAATAACGTGGATTCCTTGTGGCAGAACGATTAATCGCGGGTTCCACCAGCCTACCCAGCCCACAAAAGACAAGAAGGCTACGACGGGGAGTGAGAAGAGGATTTCCTTCAATCCGCCGTTGATCCCAGACGCAACCACAATAACGAACGAGAGAACCCATAAGAGGTAGGCCCAAAAGTGGCTGTTTTCACCGCGTAATGTCACATTCATGAAGTTAATTGTCGCAGGTTGTTCGTTCGCTCGCATTTCGTTGTATGTAAGCGAACTGTGTCGGTGCTACATCGTAAACTGGCATTATCTGAATAAGACATTAATTTAAAGGGACTTTTATGATTCAAACACGCGCCGATCTGCGAAACGTTGCCATTGTTGCTCACGTTGACCACGGTAAAACTACGCTGGTAGACGGCATGCTATGGCAGGGCGGCGCATTTGATGCCCGCGCAACGGTTGAAAAAACGGGTGAGCGCGTTATGGATTCTGGTGATCTAGAACGCGAAAAAGGTATTACGATTCTTGCTAAGAATACGGCTATTACCTACCATGGTCCATCAGCTAAGGACTTTGGAGCGCCGGACGGAGTAACGATTAATGTTATCGATACCCCGGGGCACGCCGATTTCTCGGGTGAAGTTGAACGCGGACTGTCCATGGTCGATGGTGTGGTACTGCTGGTGGATGCGTCGGAAGGCCCATTGCCGCAAACCCGTTTCGTGTTGCGTAAAGCCCTGGAAGCCAATAAGCCGGTTATTACAGTTATCAACAAGGTTGATCGTCCGGACGCACGTATTTCTGAGGTTATCGAAGAAGCTCAAGATCTATTGCTAAATCTTGCCTCGGACATCGACAATCCAGATCTTGATCTGGATAAGATTCTTGATATCCCAGTTATTTTTGCTGCTGCTAAAGCCGGACGGGCTGACACAGTACAACCAGCTGATGGTGAACTACCAGCAAATGAAAACCTCGAGCCGCTGTTCCGAGCAATTCTTGAGTATATTCCAGCGCCAACCTATGAAGAAGATGCTCCGTTGGTTGGTCAGGTGACAAATCTTGATGCTTCGCCATTCCTTGGCCGGTTGGCACTTGTGCGCGTGTATTCAGGCGAGCTAAAGAAGGGCGCATGGGTTGGATTGGCCAACGGTCCAGATTCGGAAATCGAGCGTGTTCATATTACTGAGTTGCTCCGCACCCAAGGCCTAGAGCGTGTTCCGGGCACCAGTGCTGGACCAGGCGATATTGTGGCGGTTGCTGGAATGCCGAATATTATGATTGGCGAGACTCTGGTAGACCTTGAAGATCCGCGCCCAATGCCGCGTATTCATATTGATGATCCGGCGATTTCGATGACCATTGGTGTTAACACCTCGCCGTTGGCAGGTAAGGTTAAGGGGCACAAGCTGACCGCTCGTCAGGTACGTGACCGTCTCACTCAAGAGCTAGTGGGTAACGTGTCTATCCGCGTTCTTCCTACCGATCGTCCAGATGCCTGGGAAGTTCAAGACCGTGGCGAATTAGCGCTAGCAATTTTGGTTGAAACTATGCGTCGTGAAGGATTCGAACTGACCGTTGGTAAACCACAAGTCGTGAAGCGTGTCATCGATGGCGTTATTCATGAGCCGTGGGAGCGTGCCACAATCGATGTTCCGGAAGAACATTTGGGTGCAGTTACCCAGTTGATGGCGGCACGTAAGGGGCAAATGACCACCATGTCGAATCATGGTAGTGGTTGGGTCCGGATGGAATTCTTACTTCCATCGCGCGGTATGATCGGTTTCCGTACTCAATTCCTTACCCAGACCCGTGGTACTGGTATTGCGGCATCGATTTCCGAAGGCTATGCACCATGGGCTGGCGATATTGAATCGCGTAACACTGGTTCGTTGGTTTCGGACCGTTCCGGCCAAGTAACAGCGTTCTCGTTGCAACGCCTTGAAGATCGTGGAAGCTTCTTTGTAGATCCAGGTGAAGAAACTTACGAAGGTCAAATCGTTGGTGAGAACCCACGCAATGAGGATATGGAAGTGAACGTCGTCAAGGCCAAAGAAATGACGAATA is a genomic window of Arcanobacterium phocae containing:
- the typA gene encoding translational GTPase TypA yields the protein MQTRADLRNVAIVAHVDHGKTTLVDGMLWQGGAFDARATVEKTGERVMDSGDLEREKGITILAKNTAITYHGPSAKDFGAPDGVTINVIDTPGHADFSGEVERGLSMVDGVVLLVDASEGPLPQTRFVLRKALEANKPVITVINKVDRPDARISEVIEEAQDLLLNLASDIDNPDLDLDKILDIPVIFAAAKAGRADTVQPADGELPANENLEPLFRAILEYIPAPTYEEDAPLVGQVTNLDASPFLGRLALVRVYSGELKKGAWVGLANGPDSEIERVHITELLRTQGLERVPGTSAGPGDIVAVAGMPNIMIGETLVDLEDPRPMPRIHIDDPAISMTIGVNTSPLAGKVKGHKLTARQVRDRLTQELVGNVSIRVLPTDRPDAWEVQDRGELALAILVETMRREGFELTVGKPQVVKRVIDGVIHEPWERATIDVPEEHLGAVTQLMAARKGQMTTMSNHGSGWVRMEFLLPSRGMIGFRTQFLTQTRGTGIAASISEGYAPWAGDIESRNTGSLVSDRSGQVTAFSLQRLEDRGSFFVDPGEETYEGQIVGENPRNEDMEVNVVKAKEMTNMRSATADAFETLQARRKLTLEECIEFAADDECIEVTPETVRVRKVILSTTERLREAARRKRAGRK